The following are encoded together in the Tribolium castaneum strain GA2 chromosome 3, icTriCast1.1, whole genome shotgun sequence genome:
- the LOC657738 gene encoding transcriptional regulator ATRX homolog isoform X3, whose product MSRESLNEVLEKFAQVTAILVETSKIKEQLDRSASDEKLQVIIEQTEVQVNSLVKHATSVKELFDKNMKTSEKLLVNGVDINKNSETNGNDSSQPSNGENSPQIKPLIKLVDINKLVEPRPQIKTDPREKLEKTVRFDDTVVLITSSDEDKQKDSPLIESVGKRKAAARTIKKTRQSLQVGTSSSSESSDDTDFIVLKPTKSKTASVNRIRKKKTEFMNKTVPDTDTDSSDDDDLETIKSRNSKNKKKSKKVEEQKSSDEESDEPFVDWKNDPKFNLKCYVKLIRIPCEKLKEHYLGNLELLEIKRLTDLNSLNKKRRRSSSDNSACSENQNSKKRKRKNTKSKENPEKDSSESTASDLDEEINPSPVSEVEKNQDLAVGNSEEMAEDALNLLNSDKDDSDDKEEAPEENSENSDKEKNGKETAEKNLENEESVERPENVPDKDPLEIANNSENVDKPDEASEKDPTIETNENEQDNTEKNDNGSEKTNDDQSEKEANDKSDEGSKSDENKVEEKSKKRWRKDKLLTSKLSSSDSEEEFAKFCRKKEKMNEEVARIMKKRLKKAILSDSDSDKKDSGDDFQQKSSSSSSDSDEEDDNKKEEKPKPARKRVKRVRDSSDDDDEEKSTRKQIRNIWGRDSLAESTKQAEAEERERKARIAEKQKKYNQIYEFSSQLNAKVDKVVLDFDEENQKELLKVDDSLVSKLKPHQASGVQFMWDACFESLERAKSTKGSGCILAHCMGLGKTLQVITLSHTLLINSEKTNVKKVLVVSPLNTVLNWVSEFKQWLPDCEEYDVYELVSFKQNYERQYQVKTWHDHGGVLIIGYDMFRNLSNPDNKRLSKKMRAAFQEALVDPGPDLVICDEGHLLKNEKTNTSIAMNRLKTLRRIVLTGTPLQNNLKEYFCMVQFVKPNLLGTYKEYLNRFVNPITNGQYTDSTPHDIQIMRKRSHVLHKMLDGVVQRRDYSVLEPYLPPKHEYVLFLSLTETQIKLYQHYMDRFARSGDGSNRTSFLFVDFQALQRICTHPRVLLDKSIEMKLAKEKRDDESEESEGSLKDFINDDDEEEESTGSSNSSSDEGGEKKSAAPRKRVTRAAAALAKENGEPEEIITLEDTVEKEWWQEYCDGDELNNIAHSSKLFLLFEILKECEQIGDKVLVFSQSLYSLNIIEYFLGRIHDATQAGETDSVGAYSGSWCVGLDYFRLDGSSSCDSRSMWCRTFNNPTNTRARLFLISTKAGGLGINLVAANRVIIFDVSWNPSHDIQSIYRVYRFGQTKPCYIYRFVTLGTMEMKIYERQVTKQAISKRVIDEQQIDRHYNQNDLAELYKFDPKPGDRPIPLVPKDVLLGELLQKFDRIYKYHEHQTLLENKEEEGLNEEERKAAWEEFENEKKQRHNYLAGLSDIDAFFGNTYLRAANVQLALANLLRKENPAWTEMQIKEMLPILQAQMQEQVTRGDLTLYKQVQHEVQMIQAIQNQRLKEQFYQQQALRMLQQQKMPQQLAAAMNYHNAATWLEQYMNQMPGTSRQPPQAVNPNDVIDLND is encoded by the exons ATGTCGAGAGAATCTTTAAACGAAGTGTTAGAGAAGTTCGCTCAAGTGACAGCAATTTTAGTTGAGacttctaaaattaaagaacagTTAGACAGATCTGCAAGCGACGAAAAACTGCAAGTGATTATTGAGCAGACTGAAGTGCAAGTCAACAGTTTAGTGAAACACGCAACTTCCGTTAAGGAATTGtttgacaaaaatatgaaaacgtCTGAGAAACTCCTGGTAAATGGAGTTGACATAAACAAAAACTCTGAAACGAACGGTAATGATTCAAGCCAGCCTTCGAACGGTGAAAATTCGCCGCAAATAAAGCCCCTCATTAAATTAGTCGATATTAACAAATTAGTGGAGCCTAGACCTCAGATTAAGACAGATCCTAgggaaaaacttgaaaaaactgtGAGATTTGATGACACTGTTGTGCTGATAACTAGCTCCGATGAAGACAAACAGAAAGACTCACCTCTCATTGAAAGTGTTGGGAAGAGGAAAGCTGCAGCTAGAACTATCAAAAAGACAAGACAGTCGTTGCAAGTTGGAACAAGCTCAAGTTCAGAGTCCAGTGATGACACGGACTTCATTGTCTTAAAACCCACGAAAAGTAAAACTGCATCCGTGAATAGAATcagaaagaagaaaactgAATTTATGAACAAGACCGTGCCTGATACTGATACCGACAGTTCTGATGATGACGAtttagaaacaattaaaagcagaaatagcaaaaataaaaagaagtcGAAGAAAGTTGAAGAACAGAAGTCAAGTGATGAAGAAAGTGACGAGCCTTTTGTGGACTGGAAAAACGACCCCAAATTTAACTTAAAGTGCTACGTCAAGCTCATTAGAATTCCCTGTGAAAAACTCAAAGAACATTATTTAGGAAACTTGGAACTGTTGGAAATTAAAAG ATTGACAGACTTgaactcgttaaataaaaaaagaagaagatcaAGTTCAGATAATTCAGCTTGTAGTGAAAatcaaaatagtaaaaaaagaaaaaggaaaaacacTAAAAGCAAAGAGAATCCCGAAAAAGACAGCTCTGAGTCTACTGCTTCTGACCTTGATGAAGAGATAAATCCTAGTCCTGTATCTGAAGTTGAGAAGAACCAGGATTTGGCTGTTGGAAATTCGGAAGAAATGGCTGAAGACGCTCTT aattTGCTTAATTCGGATAAAGACGATAGTGATGATAAAGAGGAGGCTCCAGAAgag AATTCTGAAAATTCCGACAAGGAGAAGAATGGCAAAGAGACTGCAGAAAAG AACTTAGAAAATGAGGAAAGTGTTGAACGTCCTGAAAATGTCCCAGATAAG GATCCTTTAGAAATTGCAAATAATAGTGAAAACGTAGATAAACCAGATGAG GCATCCGAGAAAGATCCCACAATTGAAACAAACGAAAATGAGCAAGATAATACGGAAAAAAACGATAATGGTAGCGAAAAAACTAACGACGACCAGTCAGAAAAAGAAGCCAACGATAAATCCGACGAGGGCTCAAAATCGGATGAAAAC AAAGTTgaagaaaaatcgaaaaagCGTTGGCGCAAGGATAAACTCCTTACTTCCAAGCTATCAAGCAGTGACTCCGAAGAAGagtttgcgaaattttgcagaaaaaaagaaaaaatgaatgaGGAAGTTGCCAG GATAATGAAAAAGCGCCTGAAGAAAGCGATTTTGTCAGACTCTGACTCTGATAAAAAAGACAGCGGTGACGACTTTCAGCAGAAATCTAGCAGTTCGTCCTCAGACTCGGACGAAGAGGACGACAATAAGAAAGAGGAGAAGCCAAAACCGGCACGAAAACGAGTAAAACGCGTAAGAGACAGTAGCGATGATGACGATGAAGAAAAATCAACACGAAAACAAATCCGAAACATTTGGGGGCGAGACTCCCTCGCTGAAAGCACGAAACAGGCCGAAGCTGAAGAAAGGGAACGAAAGGCCCGAATTGCCGAAAAACAGAAGAAGTACAACCAAATCTACGAATTCAGTTCGCAACTGAACGCGAAAGTTGATAAAGTCGTTCTTGACTTTGACGAAGAGAACCAGAAAGAATTGCTAAAAGTCGACGATAGTTTAGTCTCGAAATTGAAGCCGCACCAAGCCAGTGGCGTCCAGTTCATGTGGGACGCATGCTTCGAGTCCTTGGAACGGGCGAAAAGCACCAAAGGCTCGGGTTGCATCCTGGCACATTGTATGGGTCTCGGAAAAACGTTACAG GTCATAACCTTGAGTCACACTTTACTAATCAACAGCGAGAAAACAAACGTGAAAAAAGTGCTAGTCGTGAGCCCCCTGAACACGGTCCTGAATTGGGTCAGCGAGTTCAAGCAGTGGCTACCTGATTGTGAGGAGTATGACGTCTACGAATTGGTCTCTTTCAAGCAAAATTACGAACGGCAGTATCAAGTAAAAACCTGGCACGATCACGGCGGTGTTTTAATCATTGGTTACGACATGTTTCGTAATTTAAGTAATCCGGATAATAAACGGTTGAGCAAAAAAATGCGGGCCGCCTTTCAGGAAGCCTTGGTTGATCCAGGCCCGGATTTGGTGATTTGTGACGAAGGCCACTTGCTCAAAAACGAGAAGACTAACACAAGTATTGCAATGAATCGGTTGAAAACGTTGCGAAGGATTGTCTTGACCGGGACGCCGCTGCAGAATAATTTGAAAGAGTATTTCTGCATGGTGCAGTTCGTGAAACCGAATTTGTTGGGGACGTATAAAGAATATTTGAATCGGTTTGTTAACCCCATCACTAATGGGCAATACACGGATTCAACCCCGCACGATATTCAAATTATGCGTAAAAGGTCGCACGTTTTGCACAAGATGTTGGATGGTGTCGTCCAAAGACGAGACTACTCAGTGTTGGAGCCGTACTTGCCACCGAAACACGAATATGTACTATTTTTGAGTCTCACTGAGACACAGATCAAGttataccaacattacatGGACCGTTTTGCGCGAAGTGGGGACGGTTCGAACCGTACGTCGTTCTTGTTTGTCGATTTTCAGGCCTTGCAAAGGATTTGCACCCATCCGAGGGTGCTCCTTGACAAGAGTATTGAAATGAAGTTGGCCAAGGAAAAACGG GATGATGAATCGGAAGAGTCGGAAGGTTCGTTGAAAGATTTTATCAATGATGACGACGAAGAGGAAGAGTCTACGGGATCGTCAAATTCGAGTTCGGACGAAGGAGGTGAGAAAAAGAGTGCAGCGCCGAGGAAACGCGTTACGAGAGCTGCCGCCGCGTTAG CAAAAGAGAATGGGGAGCCGGAAGAAATTATCACTCTTGAAGACACCGTGGAAAAAGAGTGGTGGCAGGAATATTGCGACGGTGATGAACTGAACAATATTGCGCACAGTTCGAAGCTGTTTCTGTTATTTGAGATTCTCAAAGAGTGTGAACAAATAGGGGACAAAGT acTGGTATTTTCGCAGTCGCTTTATTCCCTCAACATAATCGAGTATTTCCTTGGACGGATTCACGACGCCACGCAGGCTGGCGAAACGGACTCCGTAGGGGCCTATAGTGGGTCTTGGTGTGTCGGATTGGATTATTTTAGGTTAGACGGCTCATCATCGTGTGACAGTCGTAGCATGTGGTGTAGAACTTTCAACAACCCCACAAACACCCGAGCTAG attatttttaatttctaccaAAGCCGGCGGTTTAGGTATTAATTTGGTCGCCGCCAACCGTGTTATTATTTTCGATGTCTCATGGAACCCCTCACACGATATTCAGagcatatacagggtgtatcggTTTGGGCAAACGAAACCGTGCTACATTTATCGTTTCGTGACTTTGGGCACAAtggaaatgaaaatttacGAGAGACAGGTTACGAAACAAGCGATTTCCAAACGTGTTATCGATGAACAACAAATTGACCGACACTACAATCAGAATGATCTCGCAGAATTATACAA atttgacCCAAAACCGGGTGACAGACCAATCCCGCTTGTACCAAAAGATGTACTCCTAGGAGAACTCCTACAGAAGTTTGATCGGATTTACAAATACCACGAACATCAAACGCTACTTGAAAATAAGGAAGAGGAGGGTCTTAATGAGGAAGAGCGTAAAGCAGCGTGGGAGGAGTTCGAAAATGAGAAGAAACAAAGACACAATTATTTGG cAGGTCTTTCAGACATTGATGCCTTTTTCG GTAACACTTATTTGCGCGCCGCTAATGTCCAACTGGCTTTGGCCAATTTGTTAAGAAAAGAGAATCCGGCTTGGAccgaaatgcaaataaaagaaatgttgcCTATTTTACAAGCCCAGATGCAGGAACAAGTCACGCGGGGCGACCTGACT TTGTACAAACAAGTCCAGCATGAAGTACAAATGATCCAAGCCATCCAAAACCAGAGACTCAAAGAACAGTTCTACCAACAGCAAGCCTTAAGGATGctacaacaacaaaaaatgccTCAGCAACTGGCAGCAGCTATGAACTATCACAACGCGGCTAC TTGGTTGGAGCAGTACATGAATCAGATGCCTGGCACGAGTCGCCAACCCCCACAGGCGGTTAACCCGAACGACGTTATAGATTTAAATGATTAG
- the LOC657738 gene encoding transcriptional regulator ATRX homolog isoform X2, with translation MSRESLNEVLEKFAQVTAILVETSKIKEQLDRSASDEKLQVIIEQTEVQVNSLVKHATSVKELFDKNMKTSEKLLVNGVDINKNSETNGNDSSQPSNGENSPQIKPLIKLVDINKLVEPRPQIKTDPREKLEKTVRFDDTVVLITSSDEDKQKDSPLIESVGKRKAAARTIKKTRQSLQVGTSSSSESSDDTDFIVLKPTKSKTASVNRIRKKKTEFMNKTVPDTDTDSSDDDDLETIKSRNSKNKKKSKKVEEQKSSDEESDEPFVDWKNDPKFNLKCYVKLIRIPCEKLKEHYLGNLELLEIKRLTDLNSLNKKRRRSSSDNSACSENQNSKKRKRKNTKSKENPEKDSSESTASDLDEEINPSPVSEVEKNQDLAVGNSEEMAEDALNLLNSDKDDSDDKEEAPEENSENSDKEKNGKETAEKNLENEESVERPENVPDKDPLEIANNSENVDKPDEASEKDPTIETNENEQDNTEKNDNGSEKTNDDQSEKEANDKSDEGSKSDENKVEEKSKKRWRKDKLLTSKLSSSDSEEEFAKFCRKKEKMNEEVASDDEPKLPKDKKKRIMKKRLKKAILSDSDSDKKDSGDDFQQKSSSSSSDSDEEDDNKKEEKPKPARKRVKRVRDSSDDDDEEKSTRKQIRNIWGRDSLAESTKQAEAEERERKARIAEKQKKYNQIYEFSSQLNAKVDKVVLDFDEENQKELLKVDDSLVSKLKPHQASGVQFMWDACFESLERAKSTKGSGCILAHCMGLGKTLQVITLSHTLLINSEKTNVKKVLVVSPLNTVLNWVSEFKQWLPDCEEYDVYELVSFKQNYERQYQVKTWHDHGGVLIIGYDMFRNLSNPDNKRLSKKMRAAFQEALVDPGPDLVICDEGHLLKNEKTNTSIAMNRLKTLRRIVLTGTPLQNNLKEYFCMVQFVKPNLLGTYKEYLNRFVNPITNGQYTDSTPHDIQIMRKRSHVLHKMLDGVVQRRDYSVLEPYLPPKHEYVLFLSLTETQIKLYQHYMDRFARSGDGSNRTSFLFVDFQALQRICTHPRVLLDKSIEMKLAKEKRDDESEESEGSLKDFINDDDEEEESTGSSNSSSDEGGEKKSAAPRKRVTRAAAALAKENGEPEEIITLEDTVEKEWWQEYCDGDELNNIAHSSKLFLLFEILKECEQIGDKVLVFSQSLYSLNIIEYFLGRIHDATQAGETDSVGAYSGSWCVGLDYFRLDGSSSCDSRSMWCRTFNNPTNTRARLFLISTKAGGLGINLVAANRVIIFDVSWNPSHDIQSIYRVYRFGQTKPCYIYRFVTLGTMEMKIYERQVTKQAISKRVIDEQQIDRHYNQNDLAELYKFDPKPGDRPIPLVPKDVLLGELLQKFDRIYKYHEHQTLLENKEEEGLNEEERKAAWEEFENEKKQRHNYLGNTYLRAANVQLALANLLRKENPAWTEMQIKEMLPILQAQMQEQVTRGDLTLYKQVQHEVQMIQAIQNQRLKEQFYQQQALRMLQQQKMPQQLAAAMNYHNAATWLEQYMNQMPGTSRQPPQAVNPNDVIDLND, from the exons ATGTCGAGAGAATCTTTAAACGAAGTGTTAGAGAAGTTCGCTCAAGTGACAGCAATTTTAGTTGAGacttctaaaattaaagaacagTTAGACAGATCTGCAAGCGACGAAAAACTGCAAGTGATTATTGAGCAGACTGAAGTGCAAGTCAACAGTTTAGTGAAACACGCAACTTCCGTTAAGGAATTGtttgacaaaaatatgaaaacgtCTGAGAAACTCCTGGTAAATGGAGTTGACATAAACAAAAACTCTGAAACGAACGGTAATGATTCAAGCCAGCCTTCGAACGGTGAAAATTCGCCGCAAATAAAGCCCCTCATTAAATTAGTCGATATTAACAAATTAGTGGAGCCTAGACCTCAGATTAAGACAGATCCTAgggaaaaacttgaaaaaactgtGAGATTTGATGACACTGTTGTGCTGATAACTAGCTCCGATGAAGACAAACAGAAAGACTCACCTCTCATTGAAAGTGTTGGGAAGAGGAAAGCTGCAGCTAGAACTATCAAAAAGACAAGACAGTCGTTGCAAGTTGGAACAAGCTCAAGTTCAGAGTCCAGTGATGACACGGACTTCATTGTCTTAAAACCCACGAAAAGTAAAACTGCATCCGTGAATAGAATcagaaagaagaaaactgAATTTATGAACAAGACCGTGCCTGATACTGATACCGACAGTTCTGATGATGACGAtttagaaacaattaaaagcagaaatagcaaaaataaaaagaagtcGAAGAAAGTTGAAGAACAGAAGTCAAGTGATGAAGAAAGTGACGAGCCTTTTGTGGACTGGAAAAACGACCCCAAATTTAACTTAAAGTGCTACGTCAAGCTCATTAGAATTCCCTGTGAAAAACTCAAAGAACATTATTTAGGAAACTTGGAACTGTTGGAAATTAAAAG ATTGACAGACTTgaactcgttaaataaaaaaagaagaagatcaAGTTCAGATAATTCAGCTTGTAGTGAAAatcaaaatagtaaaaaaagaaaaaggaaaaacacTAAAAGCAAAGAGAATCCCGAAAAAGACAGCTCTGAGTCTACTGCTTCTGACCTTGATGAAGAGATAAATCCTAGTCCTGTATCTGAAGTTGAGAAGAACCAGGATTTGGCTGTTGGAAATTCGGAAGAAATGGCTGAAGACGCTCTT aattTGCTTAATTCGGATAAAGACGATAGTGATGATAAAGAGGAGGCTCCAGAAgag AATTCTGAAAATTCCGACAAGGAGAAGAATGGCAAAGAGACTGCAGAAAAG AACTTAGAAAATGAGGAAAGTGTTGAACGTCCTGAAAATGTCCCAGATAAG GATCCTTTAGAAATTGCAAATAATAGTGAAAACGTAGATAAACCAGATGAG GCATCCGAGAAAGATCCCACAATTGAAACAAACGAAAATGAGCAAGATAATACGGAAAAAAACGATAATGGTAGCGAAAAAACTAACGACGACCAGTCAGAAAAAGAAGCCAACGATAAATCCGACGAGGGCTCAAAATCGGATGAAAAC AAAGTTgaagaaaaatcgaaaaagCGTTGGCGCAAGGATAAACTCCTTACTTCCAAGCTATCAAGCAGTGACTCCGAAGAAGagtttgcgaaattttgcagaaaaaaagaaaaaatgaatgaGGAAGTTGCCAG CGATGACGAGCCAAAGCTCCCCAAGGACAAAAAAAAGAG GATAATGAAAAAGCGCCTGAAGAAAGCGATTTTGTCAGACTCTGACTCTGATAAAAAAGACAGCGGTGACGACTTTCAGCAGAAATCTAGCAGTTCGTCCTCAGACTCGGACGAAGAGGACGACAATAAGAAAGAGGAGAAGCCAAAACCGGCACGAAAACGAGTAAAACGCGTAAGAGACAGTAGCGATGATGACGATGAAGAAAAATCAACACGAAAACAAATCCGAAACATTTGGGGGCGAGACTCCCTCGCTGAAAGCACGAAACAGGCCGAAGCTGAAGAAAGGGAACGAAAGGCCCGAATTGCCGAAAAACAGAAGAAGTACAACCAAATCTACGAATTCAGTTCGCAACTGAACGCGAAAGTTGATAAAGTCGTTCTTGACTTTGACGAAGAGAACCAGAAAGAATTGCTAAAAGTCGACGATAGTTTAGTCTCGAAATTGAAGCCGCACCAAGCCAGTGGCGTCCAGTTCATGTGGGACGCATGCTTCGAGTCCTTGGAACGGGCGAAAAGCACCAAAGGCTCGGGTTGCATCCTGGCACATTGTATGGGTCTCGGAAAAACGTTACAG GTCATAACCTTGAGTCACACTTTACTAATCAACAGCGAGAAAACAAACGTGAAAAAAGTGCTAGTCGTGAGCCCCCTGAACACGGTCCTGAATTGGGTCAGCGAGTTCAAGCAGTGGCTACCTGATTGTGAGGAGTATGACGTCTACGAATTGGTCTCTTTCAAGCAAAATTACGAACGGCAGTATCAAGTAAAAACCTGGCACGATCACGGCGGTGTTTTAATCATTGGTTACGACATGTTTCGTAATTTAAGTAATCCGGATAATAAACGGTTGAGCAAAAAAATGCGGGCCGCCTTTCAGGAAGCCTTGGTTGATCCAGGCCCGGATTTGGTGATTTGTGACGAAGGCCACTTGCTCAAAAACGAGAAGACTAACACAAGTATTGCAATGAATCGGTTGAAAACGTTGCGAAGGATTGTCTTGACCGGGACGCCGCTGCAGAATAATTTGAAAGAGTATTTCTGCATGGTGCAGTTCGTGAAACCGAATTTGTTGGGGACGTATAAAGAATATTTGAATCGGTTTGTTAACCCCATCACTAATGGGCAATACACGGATTCAACCCCGCACGATATTCAAATTATGCGTAAAAGGTCGCACGTTTTGCACAAGATGTTGGATGGTGTCGTCCAAAGACGAGACTACTCAGTGTTGGAGCCGTACTTGCCACCGAAACACGAATATGTACTATTTTTGAGTCTCACTGAGACACAGATCAAGttataccaacattacatGGACCGTTTTGCGCGAAGTGGGGACGGTTCGAACCGTACGTCGTTCTTGTTTGTCGATTTTCAGGCCTTGCAAAGGATTTGCACCCATCCGAGGGTGCTCCTTGACAAGAGTATTGAAATGAAGTTGGCCAAGGAAAAACGG GATGATGAATCGGAAGAGTCGGAAGGTTCGTTGAAAGATTTTATCAATGATGACGACGAAGAGGAAGAGTCTACGGGATCGTCAAATTCGAGTTCGGACGAAGGAGGTGAGAAAAAGAGTGCAGCGCCGAGGAAACGCGTTACGAGAGCTGCCGCCGCGTTAG CAAAAGAGAATGGGGAGCCGGAAGAAATTATCACTCTTGAAGACACCGTGGAAAAAGAGTGGTGGCAGGAATATTGCGACGGTGATGAACTGAACAATATTGCGCACAGTTCGAAGCTGTTTCTGTTATTTGAGATTCTCAAAGAGTGTGAACAAATAGGGGACAAAGT acTGGTATTTTCGCAGTCGCTTTATTCCCTCAACATAATCGAGTATTTCCTTGGACGGATTCACGACGCCACGCAGGCTGGCGAAACGGACTCCGTAGGGGCCTATAGTGGGTCTTGGTGTGTCGGATTGGATTATTTTAGGTTAGACGGCTCATCATCGTGTGACAGTCGTAGCATGTGGTGTAGAACTTTCAACAACCCCACAAACACCCGAGCTAG attatttttaatttctaccaAAGCCGGCGGTTTAGGTATTAATTTGGTCGCCGCCAACCGTGTTATTATTTTCGATGTCTCATGGAACCCCTCACACGATATTCAGagcatatacagggtgtatcggTTTGGGCAAACGAAACCGTGCTACATTTATCGTTTCGTGACTTTGGGCACAAtggaaatgaaaatttacGAGAGACAGGTTACGAAACAAGCGATTTCCAAACGTGTTATCGATGAACAACAAATTGACCGACACTACAATCAGAATGATCTCGCAGAATTATACAA atttgacCCAAAACCGGGTGACAGACCAATCCCGCTTGTACCAAAAGATGTACTCCTAGGAGAACTCCTACAGAAGTTTGATCGGATTTACAAATACCACGAACATCAAACGCTACTTGAAAATAAGGAAGAGGAGGGTCTTAATGAGGAAGAGCGTAAAGCAGCGTGGGAGGAGTTCGAAAATGAGAAGAAACAAAGACACAATTATTTGG GTAACACTTATTTGCGCGCCGCTAATGTCCAACTGGCTTTGGCCAATTTGTTAAGAAAAGAGAATCCGGCTTGGAccgaaatgcaaataaaagaaatgttgcCTATTTTACAAGCCCAGATGCAGGAACAAGTCACGCGGGGCGACCTGACT TTGTACAAACAAGTCCAGCATGAAGTACAAATGATCCAAGCCATCCAAAACCAGAGACTCAAAGAACAGTTCTACCAACAGCAAGCCTTAAGGATGctacaacaacaaaaaatgccTCAGCAACTGGCAGCAGCTATGAACTATCACAACGCGGCTAC TTGGTTGGAGCAGTACATGAATCAGATGCCTGGCACGAGTCGCCAACCCCCACAGGCGGTTAACCCGAACGACGTTATAGATTTAAATGATTAG